One Nostoc punctiforme PCC 73102 DNA window includes the following coding sequences:
- a CDS encoding DUF2214 family protein, which yields MRISAIVAYLHYLSFMLCFGALVSEALNLKKELSLNEAWKIVIADAVYGISATVVLVTGILRVIYFGKGTDYYLSNPVFYAKVVVFIVVGLLSLYPTISCIGWLKSLQQGQAPKLELLKLNRLIWLIRIELVGFTLIPLLAAIMARGIGT from the coding sequence ATGCGGATAAGTGCCATAGTTGCGTACTTACATTATTTAAGCTTTATGTTGTGTTTTGGCGCTCTGGTATCAGAAGCATTGAATTTAAAAAAAGAATTGAGTTTAAATGAAGCTTGGAAGATTGTCATAGCTGATGCAGTATATGGTATATCAGCAACTGTCGTTCTTGTCACAGGCATTTTACGTGTTATCTACTTTGGTAAAGGCACGGATTACTATTTGAGTAACCCAGTTTTTTATGCCAAAGTTGTGGTTTTCATCGTGGTGGGTTTGCTATCTCTCTATCCCACTATTTCTTGCATTGGTTGGTTGAAAAGTCTGCAACAGGGACAAGCACCCAAGCTAGAATTACTAAAACTAAATCGTCTCATCTGGCTAATTAGAATTGAATTGGTTGGTTTTACCTTAATTCCGTTATTGGCAGCAATAATGGCAAGAGGAATAGGTACATAG
- a CDS encoding chloride channel protein, whose protein sequence is MLPKKTTASNQTQRWTFAQLFGLVKRNPLMISQWVILWVAVGTAGGLFAAFYWNVLEFLTHYLQRFEGFSLLIVMPLAGLVIGLVIHFLGNPGEIAVIVDNIHFRGGRLDVRKNPSMILASLISISAGGSAGPEAPLVQVTGSFGTWVADRLKLQGEDLRTLSLAAMAAGFTALFGAPLGGAMFALEILHHEHIVEYYEALMPAIVSSCASYLVFAAITHLGIAPTWHFPQYHLEKIDDFAIAIVFGIIGAVAGWIFMSIFRGCDYLFARIPGPIYVRTTLAGFGLGTLAVLLPLTRYFGHEELEPVLTTSFGAIFLLTLALGKMAAISITVTGGWRGGFIIPLFFTGACIGKAVAVLIPGLNPALAMICTMAAVNAAITRTPISTTLLLSKLTNLSPFTPILFASLIGFFLSPKVPLIASQLKSRREATE, encoded by the coding sequence GTGTTACCAAAAAAGACCACCGCTAGCAATCAAACTCAACGCTGGACATTTGCTCAACTTTTTGGACTGGTAAAACGTAATCCCCTGATGATTTCGCAGTGGGTGATACTCTGGGTAGCTGTAGGTACTGCTGGTGGTCTATTCGCTGCGTTTTACTGGAATGTTTTAGAATTTTTAACTCACTATCTGCAACGATTTGAAGGTTTTAGCCTCCTGATAGTGATGCCACTGGCTGGTTTAGTTATCGGGCTGGTGATTCATTTTCTAGGAAATCCCGGTGAAATCGCCGTAATTGTTGATAATATCCATTTTCGTGGCGGACGCTTAGATGTTCGCAAAAATCCTTCAATGATTCTTGCTTCTCTAATCAGCATATCGGCAGGCGGTAGTGCTGGGCCAGAAGCGCCACTAGTACAAGTAACAGGTTCTTTTGGTACTTGGGTTGCCGATCGCTTAAAACTCCAGGGTGAAGACCTTAGAACTTTGAGTTTAGCGGCGATGGCGGCTGGTTTTACAGCTTTGTTTGGCGCACCTCTTGGCGGTGCCATGTTCGCGTTGGAAATTTTGCACCATGAGCATATTGTGGAATATTACGAAGCTTTGATGCCAGCCATTGTTTCAAGTTGCGCTAGTTATCTGGTATTTGCAGCAATTACACATTTGGGAATTGCACCCACCTGGCATTTTCCCCAGTACCACCTAGAAAAAATTGATGATTTTGCGATCGCGATCGTATTCGGAATCATTGGCGCGGTGGCGGGATGGATTTTTATGAGCATTTTTCGGGGCTGCGATTACTTGTTTGCTCGAATTCCGGGCCCCATTTATGTACGCACAACATTAGCAGGGTTTGGGCTTGGCACTTTAGCAGTTTTATTACCCCTAACCCGTTATTTTGGACATGAAGAATTAGAGCCAGTCCTCACTACTAGCTTTGGTGCTATTTTTCTCTTAACTCTTGCTCTTGGTAAAATGGCAGCCATTAGCATTACGGTAACAGGTGGGTGGCGCGGTGGATTTATCATCCCCCTGTTTTTCACTGGTGCTTGTATTGGTAAAGCAGTAGCAGTCTTAATTCCGGGGCTTAATCCCGCCCTGGCTATGATTTGTACAATGGCGGCTGTGAATGCAGCCATAACGCGCACACCTATAAGTACAACTCTGCTGCTGTCAAAACTGACTAACTTGAGTCCTTTTACACCAATCCTTTTTGCCAGTTTAATTGGATTTTTTCTCTCTCCCAAAGTTCCTCTGATTGCATCTCAACTGAAGTCCCGCAGAGAAGCTACTGAATGA